CGCCGGGACCAGCAGGCCCTCGGTGAGGACGGCGGAGGCCCAGCCGGTGCGCCAGGGGAACAGCTCCTCGAAGGCGGCCCGGTCCAGCTGCCCCTGCCCGGGGCCGAGGCACCGTCGCGCGGCCTCGTGCACCCGGCCGGCCACCCGCGCCGCCAGCCGCCGCACCCCGGGCCCGTACACCCCGCCCGCGCGCCCCGCGCCGCCCCGGTCCGCGCCCTCCTGCCCCTGCCCCTGCCCCGGCCCCAGGGCGGGCTCGGCGGCGGCGGGCCTGGGCGGCGGGAGGGTGGCGGCCGCGGCGGCGATGCGGACGGCTACGCGCAGGGCCACCAGGTCCAGGTGCGCCGCGAAGACCTCGTCACGGCCCGGGCGGCCCGCCGTGACCTCGGCGGCGCGGATCCCCGCGAGCAGGCGCAGGGTCAGCGGATGCCTCGCGTCGGCCTCCCGCACCGCCTCGTCCGGGATGCCCAGCCGGACCCGGGCCGTCCGCGCCTCCTCGGGGGTCAGGTCCCCGACGGGGAGGGCGGGCGGCAGCCTCCGGAGGGCGCGGGCCGGGGTGTGCAGCAGCTCCGGCGGGTAGAGGCCCCCGGCCCGCTCCCAGTACTCGGGCCGGGCCGCGACCACCAGCCGGGCCCCGGTGCGGCGCAGCCACCCGGCGGTGGCGGCGGTCCACGGCTCGAGGCGGTGCGCGAGCTGGGGCGGCATCTCCTCGGGGGTGTCCAGCACCACCAGGAGCGCCCGCCCGGCGGCGCTCGCCAGCCGGGCCACGCGCTCGGCGGTCCCCTCCAGGGCGGGCGCCGCCCCCGGCGAGGCGACCCCCGCTCCGCCCGGTCCGGCGGGGTCCGGGCCGCCGCCCGGCTCCGCGCCCGCGGTGACGATGCGGCCCGCCGCAGCCAGCGCCCGCGCGACGGCGTCGGCCAGTGAGGCGTCGCCGCCCCGCAGGTCGGCCCCGCGCAGCCAGAGCGTCGGGGCGGGGCGGGGTCCGCGCGCCCGGTCGGCGGCCAGGGCGGCGAGGGCGGTGGTGCGGCCGGTGCCGGGGTTCCCGACCAGGCCGAGCACGAGGTCCTCCCCGGCGGTGAAGACCGCCAGCCCGGCGGCGATCCCGGGGCGGGGCACGGGGTCCGGCCCGGGTCCGGCGCCCTCGGCCGGGGGGAAGGCCGAGCCGATGGTGGTGGCGGTCAGCTCCAGGGCGCCGGCCAGGTTGAGGTCGCCGCCGTAGCCCGGCACCGTGGCGGAGTTGCGTTCCAGCAGCGCCGCGAGGGGCCCGCCGGGTGCGGCCGCGGCGGCCGCGCGCAGGGGTACGGCGAAGCTTCCGGAGCGATGCTCCGCTTCGAGAGCGGTGGCCAGTACCGCGAGCACCGCTCCGGTGCCCGCGTCGAGGACCGGCCCCCCGCAGGCCTCGCCGCCTAGCCGCAGGGCGTCCCGGCCGGCCGTTCCGATGGCCAGCTCGACGGTGGCGGGCAGTACGTGGAAGCGGTCCGTCGCGGTGTAGGTGACCTCCGCGCCCGCCCCGAGCACCCGCGCCTGGCGCCAGCCCCGCGCGGGGAGGCGTACGTACGTCCCCGGAGGGATCACCTCGCGCATCGCCACGGGCAGCGGCCGCACCCCCAGTCCGTCGCTCCGCACGAGGGCCAGCCCGAGCTCCGGCAGGGCGGTCACGTCAGCGGCGCCGGCCAGCCAGGTCCGCTCCCCCGGGGCGTGCAGCACCACCCGCGCCAGTCCGTCGACGGCCTCGTGGCTGGTGATCACCGTTCCGCGGTCGTCGGCCACGAAGCCGCTGCCGCGCGGCCGTCCGGCCAGATCGCGGATCGTCACGACGCCCGCGACACCCGTGTCCGCGACGCCCGTGTCCGCGACGCCCCCGGAACCGGAGTCGCCGCTCGCACCGCCTGAGACCTCGTCCGTCATCGCCGCACCACTCCCCCGCCGCGGGACCCGTGGTCACGACGGTAGGCAAGTGAAGATCAGCACGAAAAGCACGCGTGGCGAAAGCGCCCCCTAACGCTCCCTCCATTCACTCCGAGCGCCTGCTCGGACGGGTGAATACGGGGCTCCGGGTGGATAGAGACCTACCCGAGGGGGGTCGTGGAGCGGTGAGCAGCAGTCCGTGTGCGCTCACCGCTCCACGTCAAGAACCGGCCGTGGACCGGAGGGGGATCAGACGAAGACCGCGAGGGACTTCGCCTTGCCGCCCTTGCTCTCCACGAGCCCGAGCAGCTGGCCCTGCGGCCCGTAGACGGCGACGGTCCGGCCGTCCTGGTACTCGTCCGGCATGTCGATCCGCACGCCGTTGGCGAGCAGCGAGGCCCGTCGCGCGTCCAGGTCCCAGCGGGCGAAGGCGGCGGCGGCCGCCTCGCCGATCGGCATGACGGTCAGCTCCTCCTGGAGCTGGTCCAGGGTGCGCGCCCGGTCGAGCTTGTACGGGCCCACCCGCGTGCGCCGCAGCGCCGTGAGGTGGCCGCCCACGCCGAGGTCGGCGCCCAGGTCGCGGGCGAGGGCGCGGATGTACGTACCGCTGGAGCAGACGACGGAGACGACGAGGTCGACGACCTTGGTGCCGTCCTCGGCCTCCGCTTCCCGCATGTCGTACACCTGGAACGACGAGACGGTCACCGGGCGGGCCGGGATCTCGAAGTCCTCGCCGTCACGGGCGCGCTTGTAGGAGCGCACGCCCTTGATCTTGATGGCGCTGACCTTGGACGGGACCTGCATGATGTCGCCGGTCAGCTTGGCGATCCCCGCGTCCACGGCCTCACGGGTCACCCCGGAGGCGTCCGCGGACGCGGTGATCTCGCCCTCGGCGTCGTCCGTGAGGGTGTACTGGCCGAGACGGATCGTCCCGAGGTACTCCTTCTCGGTCAGCGCGAGGTGGCCGAGGAGCTTGGTGGCCTTCTCGACACCGAGGACGAGGACGCCCGTCGCCATCGGGTCGAGGGTGCCGGCGTGGCCGACGCGGCGGGTCTTGGCGATCCCGCGCATCTTGGCGACCACGTCGTGCGAAGTGAAGCCGGACGGCTTGTCGACGATGACAAGGCCGTCCTGGGGGACCCTCCCAGCGGTAGCTGGGGGAGTCTTTGCTGCGTTGGTGGTGCTCATTCCGCGGCTGCGTCCTCGTCTTCGTCCTCGCCCGGCTTCTTGTACGGGTCGGCGTCACCGGCGTACTGCGCGCCGGAGGACACCTCGCGCACCTGGGCGTCGGAGGAACGTGCCTTGTCGAGGAGGTCCTCGATGGTCTTGGCGGTCTCCGGGAGGGCGTCCGCCACGAAGGTCAGGGTGGGCGTGAACTTGGTTCCCGCCGCCCGGCCGACCGCGGAGCGCAGTACGCCCTTGGCGCTCTCCAGGCCCGCTGCCGCGCTGGCCCGGTCCTCGTCGTCGCCGTAGACCGTGTAGAAGACCGTGGCCTCCCGCAGGTCGCCGGTGACCCGGGTGTCCGTGATGGTCACGTGCGTACCGAGGCGGGGGTCCTTGACACCGCGCAGCAGCTTCTCGGCCACCACCTCCCGGATGAGGTCCGCCAGCTTCTTCGCCCGCGCATTGTCGGCCACTGGTCCGTCTCCTTCTTCGTCTTGCAGTCAGTCTTCATCACCGTGGAGGCGCCGTCGTACGGACAGCAGCTCCACTTCCGGACGTGCCGCGACCAGCCGCTCGCAGCGGTCCAGTACATCCGAGAGGAACCCCGTGTCCCCACTCACCAGAGCGACCCCTATGCGGGCCCTGCGGTGCAGGTCCTGGTCGCCCACTTCGGCCGCGCTCACAGAGAACTTGCGCTGGAGCTCGGCGACGATGGGCCGGACGACGGAGCGTTTCTCCTTCAGCGAGTGGACGTCGCCGAGGAGCAGATCGAAGGACAGAGTCCCCACGTACATGCAGATCCGGATATCCCGCCGGTGCGGGTTCGGTGGCCTGCCGGCCTTCGCGCGGCAGGGTCACCAGAACCGTACACGCAACGGCCGGGGCCGATCGACGGATATTCCGCCGACCGGCCCCGGTGTTACAGCTACCTACGACACGGTGCGAACCGCCTCGCGCTTACGCGCGGGGCTTCTCGCGCATCTCGTACGTCGCGATGACGTCGTCGATCTTGATGTCGTTGAAGGAACCGAGGTTGATACCACCCTCGAAGCCTTCGCGGATCTCGGTGACGTCGTCCTTGAAGCGGCGCAGACCGGAGATGGTGAGGTTCTCGGCGATGACCTTGCCATCGCGCAGGAGCCGCGCCTTGGTGTTGCGCTTGACCTCGCCGGAGCG
The Streptomyces sp. NBC_00091 genome window above contains:
- the rbfA gene encoding 30S ribosome-binding factor RbfA; translation: MADNARAKKLADLIREVVAEKLLRGVKDPRLGTHVTITDTRVTGDLREATVFYTVYGDDEDRASAAAGLESAKGVLRSAVGRAAGTKFTPTLTFVADALPETAKTIEDLLDKARSSDAQVREVSSGAQYAGDADPYKKPGEDEDEDAAAE
- the truB gene encoding tRNA pseudouridine(55) synthase TruB; this translates as MSTTNAAKTPPATAGRVPQDGLVIVDKPSGFTSHDVVAKMRGIAKTRRVGHAGTLDPMATGVLVLGVEKATKLLGHLALTEKEYLGTIRLGQYTLTDDAEGEITASADASGVTREAVDAGIAKLTGDIMQVPSKVSAIKIKGVRSYKRARDGEDFEIPARPVTVSSFQVYDMREAEAEDGTKVVDLVVSVVCSSGTYIRALARDLGADLGVGGHLTALRRTRVGPYKLDRARTLDQLQEELTVMPIGEAAAAAFARWDLDARRASLLANGVRIDMPDEYQDGRTVAVYGPQGQLLGLVESKGGKAKSLAVFV
- a CDS encoding DUF503 domain-containing protein translates to MYVGTLSFDLLLGDVHSLKEKRSVVRPIVAELQRKFSVSAAEVGDQDLHRRARIGVALVSGDTGFLSDVLDRCERLVAARPEVELLSVRRRLHGDED
- a CDS encoding serine protease, producing MTDEVSGGASGDSGSGGVADTGVADTGVAGVVTIRDLAGRPRGSGFVADDRGTVITSHEAVDGLARVVLHAPGERTWLAGAADVTALPELGLALVRSDGLGVRPLPVAMREVIPPGTYVRLPARGWRQARVLGAGAEVTYTATDRFHVLPATVELAIGTAGRDALRLGGEACGGPVLDAGTGAVLAVLATALEAEHRSGSFAVPLRAAAAAAPGGPLAALLERNSATVPGYGGDLNLAGALELTATTIGSAFPPAEGAGPGPDPVPRPGIAAGLAVFTAGEDLVLGLVGNPGTGRTTALAALAADRARGPRPAPTLWLRGADLRGGDASLADAVARALAAAGRIVTAGAEPGGGPDPAGPGGAGVASPGAAPALEGTAERVARLASAAGRALLVVLDTPEEMPPQLAHRLEPWTAATAGWLRRTGARLVVAARPEYWERAGGLYPPELLHTPARALRRLPPALPVGDLTPEEARTARVRLGIPDEAVREADARHPLTLRLLAGIRAAEVTAGRPGRDEVFAAHLDLVALRVAVRIAAAAATLPPPRPAAAEPALGPGQGQGQEGADRGGAGRAGGVYGPGVRRLAARVAGRVHEAARRCLGPGQGQLDRAAFEELFPWRTGWASAVLTEGLLVPAGPGYRFAHEELSDWLQAGHLDVPSALENLVHRGPAAPGPPVPRHRIGPVLEALRRLPPAEIRGRLDGLVGALNAFAEETARAPGPGGLAGPGESVHPDRVWWASRLLRGTLLGAADATPYLPVLHALAEHVARAASGEFGGWFWNRLRLPESDRLDLLRRLLPADHHYLEAAARRLARAPQLVLPLLCAWFTDERRLRGRPGATVATAAQALLHTHRGLAVDDLTEALVSAAHARADELLAVLAEEEPSALCRAVDRWAHDERPGRRVAAAAYGLATAPHVRTPADRELLRYAAQALLARPGDSSLHGSALGMLLRDPQARARYLPDALDCFRDPERGSRLPASALVAALPVLPDPDAVFAALRARADGEVLRALAALTTPGLARRAGDLVRDHLAGHPEDAPHAAAFVDRRLEQGPAAGPVLRPLVLGLLRTAPPPVRAALAGVLAAPGAEPSYALRAELADVLLREEDDPAVLGAFLAALAAGACGRPEDRTRELLRRTGRQLLRAPGGPAVFEHRTVELARADPVFGALVSRWLAEAQTEAAALLGPGARRTVETLRRAAPDIT